One segment of Marinobacter sediminum DNA contains the following:
- a CDS encoding DUF1254 domain-containing protein, with protein MKRRESLFGATVPATLTKYLMYRSRATANWMGKLASRLLVFIALTGFVVCAQAAPEAEQKPEAVAERAYLYGLQQAIFYGQRWIYTQNDAETNDIYSGLNRFFWVRKQITPDFPVVTPNATTLYGSGFLDLRDGPVVIEVPEITDRYFSVQIMDPYGIFRIIVGSPFNGTKARKYILVPPGFEGNVPADFPTTDIMQWPSKTAYGVVRMAVKTGSDSEIATINAYQDQVTVTPLADWLSNGNKGIAQADRDIVPGDFVVPAGLPDYSVGQVDKQTAEQFFTLLNVILNDATMPVLEDSLLESQMLAQLRSIGIGKGLTFDWEKMTADQQAALEAGFKAGFENVRKTLKSNLINMNGWGIVRNDGGFETKWMDRAVIADAAWAAPDKNISHGGAFLFTDADGKPLSGANKYTMTFDMNDLPPVTQFWSIPIYDANGYFVANEINRYTVNSFMLDAGDLVVKDGKLVIYVQNAKPTDPDQAKNWLPAPKEGFRFTSRYYGPYAPLTNGTYNMPKVVRVK; from the coding sequence ATGAAACGCAGGGAGAGTCTTTTTGGCGCCACCGTTCCGGCGACACTCACCAAATATTTGATGTATCGCTCGCGAGCGACAGCTAACTGGATGGGCAAACTTGCCTCCAGGCTACTGGTGTTCATTGCCTTAACCGGTTTCGTGGTTTGCGCACAGGCCGCGCCGGAGGCCGAGCAGAAACCCGAAGCAGTCGCCGAGCGGGCATACCTTTACGGACTCCAGCAGGCTATCTTTTATGGCCAGCGTTGGATTTATACCCAGAACGACGCCGAGACGAATGACATCTATTCGGGGCTGAACCGGTTCTTCTGGGTGCGCAAGCAGATCACCCCGGATTTTCCCGTCGTGACGCCGAATGCGACAACGCTCTATGGCTCGGGCTTTCTGGACCTGCGCGACGGTCCCGTTGTGATCGAAGTGCCCGAAATCACCGACCGCTATTTCAGCGTCCAGATTATGGACCCATACGGCATTTTCCGAATCATCGTCGGCTCGCCCTTCAACGGCACCAAGGCGCGGAAGTACATCCTGGTTCCGCCGGGATTTGAGGGCAATGTTCCGGCGGATTTCCCGACCACGGACATTATGCAATGGCCGTCGAAAACCGCTTACGGTGTGGTCCGCATGGCGGTCAAGACCGGATCAGATTCGGAGATAGCAACGATCAATGCCTATCAGGACCAGGTCACGGTTACGCCCCTGGCCGATTGGCTGTCCAATGGCAATAAGGGGATCGCCCAGGCAGATCGGGATATCGTTCCCGGCGATTTTGTTGTTCCCGCCGGACTGCCGGATTATTCGGTAGGTCAGGTCGACAAACAGACGGCCGAGCAATTCTTTACCTTGCTCAACGTTATCCTTAACGATGCGACCATGCCGGTGCTGGAGGATTCGCTGCTTGAGTCGCAGATGCTTGCGCAACTCAGGTCGATCGGTATCGGCAAAGGCCTGACATTCGACTGGGAGAAGATGACAGCCGATCAGCAAGCCGCGCTGGAGGCCGGGTTCAAGGCGGGTTTCGAAAATGTCCGAAAAACGTTGAAGTCGAACCTCATTAACATGAACGGCTGGGGTATCGTGCGCAATGACGGCGGATTCGAGACCAAGTGGATGGACCGGGCCGTGATTGCCGATGCGGCCTGGGCGGCACCGGACAAGAACATTTCGCACGGCGGCGCGTTCCTCTTCACCGACGCCGATGGCAAGCCGCTGTCTGGTGCCAACAAGTATACGATGACCTTCGACATGAACGATTTGCCGCCAGTGACCCAGTTCTGGTCAATTCCGATCTATGACGCCAACGGTTATTTCGTCGCAAACGAGATCAACCGCTATACGGTGAACAGCTTCATGCTGGACGCAGGCGATTTGGTGGTCAAGGACGGCAAGCTGGTGATCTATGTGCAGAACGCGAAACCGACGGATCCAGACCAGGCCAAGAACTGGCTGCCG